Proteins co-encoded in one Phycodurus eques isolate BA_2022a chromosome 14, UOR_Pequ_1.1, whole genome shotgun sequence genomic window:
- the tmem260 gene encoding protein O-mannosyl-transferase TMEM260 isoform X2 — protein MDGWMDIKSGIGELITTACELGVAHPPGYPLFTLLSRLTMCLLPTLSPAHSVNLMSSLLGAVACGTLCMTVCRLVGPGPGAALAGGVFAVSRLSWQWSVVAEVFTLNNLFTGLLFLSTASFHLAKNVTERRKLSQWGALCCGLGLCNQHTLVLYVLAVIPWVFHRLHSHRELSLRSFMSMGICFLLGFMPYIFLPFSSFVNSARWSWGDQTTMSGLLTHLLRAEYGTFSLAKTESSVNLTALLKAQLDHLLADLSLPIVALAGLGLLLSSTDRMYRSVSWLLTFMLLIYSFFFAWRANLDISRPLMLGVVERFWIQGDAVVCVLAGLGSSLTLTGLERSLGYGGFWKTIAWVLTTVLLAHMVHTNHRECDQSSNSVVERFGRELLASFPADSIVLTRGDLPGNSLRYLHYCLDVRPDVRLVDQEMMTYSWYVGKLGPHLHGVHFPGRQWDPVHSKERDTFSLERFLIHNSKKDVLACIGLPDGDPSWGRSFSRWPFGVCDFLVPAQRQFHPKEWAKRTYNLYNWSEPHNRFHSASWERVANEEMWQARMKMAFFLFDLAERMQGEAKYDLFELSYTLYKALVESYSSYPPNWDKNLALACERLVRTGHQGHSLDGLLSCSIQHFSLYLDKEPADPQAPAIRSAVAHLLKERDQHRQSLKKTT, from the exons GAGAGCTGATCACCACTGCCTGTGAGCTGGGT GTGGCCCATCCTCCCGGATACCCGCTCTTCACGCTACTGTCTCGCCTGACAATGTGTCTTCTGCCCACACTCTCACCAGCCCACAGTGTCAACCTAATGAGCAGCCTGCTGGGGGCAGTGGCGTGTGGCACGCTCTGCATGACTGTATGCAG ATTGGTAGGTCCTGGTCCTGGAGcagcactggctggaggggtcTTTGCCGTATCCAGGCTGAGTTGGCAATGGTCAGTGGTTGCGGAGGTTTTCACCCTCAACAACCTATTCACTGGGCTGCTCTTCCTTTCTACTGCCAGCTTTCACTTGGCTAAGAATGTAACTGAGAGGCGAAAG CTTTCACAATGGGGGGCGCTTTGCTGCGGGCTGGGGCTCTGCAACCAGCATACCCTGGTGCTGTATGTACTTGCAGTCATCCCGTGGGTCTTCCATAGACTCCACTCACACAGG GAGCTGTCTCTGCGTAGCTTCATGTCCATGGGAATATGCTTCCTGCTGGGTTTTATGCCCTACATCTTCCTGCCTTTCTCCTCCTTCGTGAACTCAGCCCGTTGGAGCTGGGGGGACCAGACCACCATGTCAGGCCTGCTAACCCACCTGCTCAGGGCTGAATATGGCACTTTCAGTCTG GCAAAGACGGAGAGCTCTGTGAACCTGACTGCATTGCTTAA GGCCCAATTGGACCACCTCCTGGCAGACCTTTCTCTTCCTATTGTAGCTCTGGCGGGATTAGGGCTGCTTCTCTCCTCAACAGATAG AATGTATCGTTCTGTGTCCTGGCTATTGACTTTCATGCTGCTTATatactcgtttttttttgcttggagGGCTAACTTGGACATCAGTAGACCTTTAATGCTAGGAGTG GTTGAGCGTTTTTGGATCCAAGGTGATGCTGTTGTGTGTGTACTGGCTGGCCTTGGCTCCAGCCTGACCCTTACTGGACTGGAACGGAGTCTAGGCTACGGCGGGTTTTGGAAGACCATAGCCTGGgtcctcaccactgttctactGGCACATATGGTGCACACTAATCACAG GGAATGTGATCAGAGCAGCAACAGCGTGGTGGAACGGTTCGGGAGGGAGCTTTTAGCTTCCTTCCCAGCAGACTCCATCGTCCTGACCAGAGGAGATCTGCCGGGAAACTCCCTCCGCTACCTGCATTACTGTCTTGATGTACGGCCCGATGTGCGCCTGGTCGACCAGGAG ATGATGACATACAGTTGGTATGTGGGAAAGCTGGGGCCTCACCTCCATGGTGTGCACTTTCCCGGTCGCCAGTGGGACCCGGTCCACTCCAAGGAGAGAGACACCTTCAGTTTAGAGCGGTTTCTGATCCACAACTCCAA GAAGGACGTGTTAGCCTGTATTGGGCTGCCTGATGGAGACCCAAGCTGGGGACGTAGCTTCTCCCGCTGGCCctttggtgtgtgtgacttcTTGGTGCCTGCTCAGAGGCAGTTTCACCCCAAAGAGTGGGCGAAACGCACATACAACCTTTACAACTGGAGCGAGCCACACAATCG TTTCCACTCTGCATCGTGGGAGCGTGTGGCTAATGAGGAGATGTGGCAAGCCAG GATGAAGATGGCTTTCTTTCTATTTGACCTGGCAGAGAGGATGCAGGGAGAGGCCAAATATGACCTCTTTGAGCTGTCTTACACT CTGTATAAAGCCCTTGTGGAGTCTTACTCCTCCTACCCTCCAAACTGGGACAAGAACCTGGCACTGGCCTGCGAGAGGCTGGTCCGCACAGGTCATCAAGGCCACAGTCTAGACGGCCTGCTGAGCTGCAGCATCCAGCATTTTAGCCTCTACTTGGACAAGGAACCCGCAGATCCGCAGGCGCCCGCCATACGCTCAGCTGTTGCTCACCTGTTGAAAGAGAGAGACCAGCACCGGCAGAGCCTTAAGAAGACCACCTGA
- the tmem260 gene encoding protein O-mannosyl-transferase TMEM260 isoform X6, translating to MRSVTIQRTQSGPSSRIPALHATVSPDNVSSAHTLTSPQCQPNEQPAGGSGVWHALHDCMQELSLRSFMSMGICFLLGFMPYIFLPFSSFVNSARWSWGDQTTMSGLLTHLLRAEYGTFSLAKTESSVNLTALLKAQLDHLLADLSLPIVALAGLGLLLSSTDRMYRSVSWLLTFMLLIYSFFFAWRANLDISRPLMLGVVERFWIQGDAVVCVLAGLGSSLTLTGLERSLGYGGFWKTIAWVLTTVLLAHMVHTNHRECDQSSNSVVERFGRELLASFPADSIVLTRGDLPGNSLRYLHYCLDVRPDVRLVDQEMMTYSWYVGKLGPHLHGVHFPGRQWDPVHSKERDTFSLERFLIHNSKKDVLACIGLPDGDPSWGRSFSRWPFGVCDFLVPAQRQFHPKEWAKRTYNLYNWSEPHNRFHSASWERVANEEMWQARMKMAFFLFDLAERMQGEAKYDLFELSYTLYKALVESYSSYPPNWDKNLALACERLVRTGHQGHSLDGLLSCSIQHFSLYLDKEPADPQAPAIRSAVAHLLKERDQHRQSLKKTT from the exons ATGAGATCTGTAACAATACAGAGGACACAAA GTGGCCCATCCTCCCGGATACCCGCTCTTCACGCTACTGTCTCGCCTGACAATGTGTCTTCTGCCCACACTCTCACCAGCCCACAGTGTCAACCTAATGAGCAGCCTGCTGGGGGCAGTGGCGTGTGGCACGCTCTGCATGACTGTATGCAG GAGCTGTCTCTGCGTAGCTTCATGTCCATGGGAATATGCTTCCTGCTGGGTTTTATGCCCTACATCTTCCTGCCTTTCTCCTCCTTCGTGAACTCAGCCCGTTGGAGCTGGGGGGACCAGACCACCATGTCAGGCCTGCTAACCCACCTGCTCAGGGCTGAATATGGCACTTTCAGTCTG GCAAAGACGGAGAGCTCTGTGAACCTGACTGCATTGCTTAA GGCCCAATTGGACCACCTCCTGGCAGACCTTTCTCTTCCTATTGTAGCTCTGGCGGGATTAGGGCTGCTTCTCTCCTCAACAGATAG AATGTATCGTTCTGTGTCCTGGCTATTGACTTTCATGCTGCTTATatactcgtttttttttgcttggagGGCTAACTTGGACATCAGTAGACCTTTAATGCTAGGAGTG GTTGAGCGTTTTTGGATCCAAGGTGATGCTGTTGTGTGTGTACTGGCTGGCCTTGGCTCCAGCCTGACCCTTACTGGACTGGAACGGAGTCTAGGCTACGGCGGGTTTTGGAAGACCATAGCCTGGgtcctcaccactgttctactGGCACATATGGTGCACACTAATCACAG GGAATGTGATCAGAGCAGCAACAGCGTGGTGGAACGGTTCGGGAGGGAGCTTTTAGCTTCCTTCCCAGCAGACTCCATCGTCCTGACCAGAGGAGATCTGCCGGGAAACTCCCTCCGCTACCTGCATTACTGTCTTGATGTACGGCCCGATGTGCGCCTGGTCGACCAGGAG ATGATGACATACAGTTGGTATGTGGGAAAGCTGGGGCCTCACCTCCATGGTGTGCACTTTCCCGGTCGCCAGTGGGACCCGGTCCACTCCAAGGAGAGAGACACCTTCAGTTTAGAGCGGTTTCTGATCCACAACTCCAA GAAGGACGTGTTAGCCTGTATTGGGCTGCCTGATGGAGACCCAAGCTGGGGACGTAGCTTCTCCCGCTGGCCctttggtgtgtgtgacttcTTGGTGCCTGCTCAGAGGCAGTTTCACCCCAAAGAGTGGGCGAAACGCACATACAACCTTTACAACTGGAGCGAGCCACACAATCG TTTCCACTCTGCATCGTGGGAGCGTGTGGCTAATGAGGAGATGTGGCAAGCCAG GATGAAGATGGCTTTCTTTCTATTTGACCTGGCAGAGAGGATGCAGGGAGAGGCCAAATATGACCTCTTTGAGCTGTCTTACACT CTGTATAAAGCCCTTGTGGAGTCTTACTCCTCCTACCCTCCAAACTGGGACAAGAACCTGGCACTGGCCTGCGAGAGGCTGGTCCGCACAGGTCATCAAGGCCACAGTCTAGACGGCCTGCTGAGCTGCAGCATCCAGCATTTTAGCCTCTACTTGGACAAGGAACCCGCAGATCCGCAGGCGCCCGCCATACGCTCAGCTGTTGCTCACCTGTTGAAAGAGAGAGACCAGCACCGGCAGAGCCTTAAGAAGACCACCTGA
- the tmem260 gene encoding protein O-mannosyl-transferase TMEM260 isoform X3, giving the protein MCRVCRGQSPVEIQVAHPPGYPLFTLLSRLTMCLLPTLSPAHSVNLMSSLLGAVACGTLCMTVCRLVGPGPGAALAGGVFAVSRLSWQWSVVAEVFTLNNLFTGLLFLSTASFHLAKNVTERRKLSQWGALCCGLGLCNQHTLVLYVLAVIPWVFHRLHSHRELSLRSFMSMGICFLLGFMPYIFLPFSSFVNSARWSWGDQTTMSGLLTHLLRAEYGTFSLAKTESSVNLTALLKAQLDHLLADLSLPIVALAGLGLLLSSTDRMYRSVSWLLTFMLLIYSFFFAWRANLDISRPLMLGVVERFWIQGDAVVCVLAGLGSSLTLTGLERSLGYGGFWKTIAWVLTTVLLAHMVHTNHRECDQSSNSVVERFGRELLASFPADSIVLTRGDLPGNSLRYLHYCLDVRPDVRLVDQEMMTYSWYVGKLGPHLHGVHFPGRQWDPVHSKERDTFSLERFLIHNSKKDVLACIGLPDGDPSWGRSFSRWPFGVCDFLVPAQRQFHPKEWAKRTYNLYNWSEPHNRFHSASWERVANEEMWQARMKMAFFLFDLAERMQGEAKYDLFELSYTLYKALVESYSSYPPNWDKNLALACERLVRTGHQGHSLDGLLSCSIQHFSLYLDKEPADPQAPAIRSAVAHLLKERDQHRQSLKKTT; this is encoded by the exons GTGGCCCATCCTCCCGGATACCCGCTCTTCACGCTACTGTCTCGCCTGACAATGTGTCTTCTGCCCACACTCTCACCAGCCCACAGTGTCAACCTAATGAGCAGCCTGCTGGGGGCAGTGGCGTGTGGCACGCTCTGCATGACTGTATGCAG ATTGGTAGGTCCTGGTCCTGGAGcagcactggctggaggggtcTTTGCCGTATCCAGGCTGAGTTGGCAATGGTCAGTGGTTGCGGAGGTTTTCACCCTCAACAACCTATTCACTGGGCTGCTCTTCCTTTCTACTGCCAGCTTTCACTTGGCTAAGAATGTAACTGAGAGGCGAAAG CTTTCACAATGGGGGGCGCTTTGCTGCGGGCTGGGGCTCTGCAACCAGCATACCCTGGTGCTGTATGTACTTGCAGTCATCCCGTGGGTCTTCCATAGACTCCACTCACACAGG GAGCTGTCTCTGCGTAGCTTCATGTCCATGGGAATATGCTTCCTGCTGGGTTTTATGCCCTACATCTTCCTGCCTTTCTCCTCCTTCGTGAACTCAGCCCGTTGGAGCTGGGGGGACCAGACCACCATGTCAGGCCTGCTAACCCACCTGCTCAGGGCTGAATATGGCACTTTCAGTCTG GCAAAGACGGAGAGCTCTGTGAACCTGACTGCATTGCTTAA GGCCCAATTGGACCACCTCCTGGCAGACCTTTCTCTTCCTATTGTAGCTCTGGCGGGATTAGGGCTGCTTCTCTCCTCAACAGATAG AATGTATCGTTCTGTGTCCTGGCTATTGACTTTCATGCTGCTTATatactcgtttttttttgcttggagGGCTAACTTGGACATCAGTAGACCTTTAATGCTAGGAGTG GTTGAGCGTTTTTGGATCCAAGGTGATGCTGTTGTGTGTGTACTGGCTGGCCTTGGCTCCAGCCTGACCCTTACTGGACTGGAACGGAGTCTAGGCTACGGCGGGTTTTGGAAGACCATAGCCTGGgtcctcaccactgttctactGGCACATATGGTGCACACTAATCACAG GGAATGTGATCAGAGCAGCAACAGCGTGGTGGAACGGTTCGGGAGGGAGCTTTTAGCTTCCTTCCCAGCAGACTCCATCGTCCTGACCAGAGGAGATCTGCCGGGAAACTCCCTCCGCTACCTGCATTACTGTCTTGATGTACGGCCCGATGTGCGCCTGGTCGACCAGGAG ATGATGACATACAGTTGGTATGTGGGAAAGCTGGGGCCTCACCTCCATGGTGTGCACTTTCCCGGTCGCCAGTGGGACCCGGTCCACTCCAAGGAGAGAGACACCTTCAGTTTAGAGCGGTTTCTGATCCACAACTCCAA GAAGGACGTGTTAGCCTGTATTGGGCTGCCTGATGGAGACCCAAGCTGGGGACGTAGCTTCTCCCGCTGGCCctttggtgtgtgtgacttcTTGGTGCCTGCTCAGAGGCAGTTTCACCCCAAAGAGTGGGCGAAACGCACATACAACCTTTACAACTGGAGCGAGCCACACAATCG TTTCCACTCTGCATCGTGGGAGCGTGTGGCTAATGAGGAGATGTGGCAAGCCAG GATGAAGATGGCTTTCTTTCTATTTGACCTGGCAGAGAGGATGCAGGGAGAGGCCAAATATGACCTCTTTGAGCTGTCTTACACT CTGTATAAAGCCCTTGTGGAGTCTTACTCCTCCTACCCTCCAAACTGGGACAAGAACCTGGCACTGGCCTGCGAGAGGCTGGTCCGCACAGGTCATCAAGGCCACAGTCTAGACGGCCTGCTGAGCTGCAGCATCCAGCATTTTAGCCTCTACTTGGACAAGGAACCCGCAGATCCGCAGGCGCCCGCCATACGCTCAGCTGTTGCTCACCTGTTGAAAGAGAGAGACCAGCACCGGCAGAGCCTTAAGAAGACCACCTGA
- the tmem260 gene encoding protein O-mannosyl-transferase TMEM260 isoform X1 — MATEQKTSWILTGATVACVLALYVPCVQRTVPGGDSGELITTACELGVAHPPGYPLFTLLSRLTMCLLPTLSPAHSVNLMSSLLGAVACGTLCMTVCRLVGPGPGAALAGGVFAVSRLSWQWSVVAEVFTLNNLFTGLLFLSTASFHLAKNVTERRKLSQWGALCCGLGLCNQHTLVLYVLAVIPWVFHRLHSHRELSLRSFMSMGICFLLGFMPYIFLPFSSFVNSARWSWGDQTTMSGLLTHLLRAEYGTFSLAKTESSVNLTALLKAQLDHLLADLSLPIVALAGLGLLLSSTDRMYRSVSWLLTFMLLIYSFFFAWRANLDISRPLMLGVVERFWIQGDAVVCVLAGLGSSLTLTGLERSLGYGGFWKTIAWVLTTVLLAHMVHTNHRECDQSSNSVVERFGRELLASFPADSIVLTRGDLPGNSLRYLHYCLDVRPDVRLVDQEMMTYSWYVGKLGPHLHGVHFPGRQWDPVHSKERDTFSLERFLIHNSKKDVLACIGLPDGDPSWGRSFSRWPFGVCDFLVPAQRQFHPKEWAKRTYNLYNWSEPHNRFHSASWERVANEEMWQARMKMAFFLFDLAERMQGEAKYDLFELSYTLYKALVESYSSYPPNWDKNLALACERLVRTGHQGHSLDGLLSCSIQHFSLYLDKEPADPQAPAIRSAVAHLLKERDQHRQSLKKTT, encoded by the exons GAGAGCTGATCACCACTGCCTGTGAGCTGGGT GTGGCCCATCCTCCCGGATACCCGCTCTTCACGCTACTGTCTCGCCTGACAATGTGTCTTCTGCCCACACTCTCACCAGCCCACAGTGTCAACCTAATGAGCAGCCTGCTGGGGGCAGTGGCGTGTGGCACGCTCTGCATGACTGTATGCAG ATTGGTAGGTCCTGGTCCTGGAGcagcactggctggaggggtcTTTGCCGTATCCAGGCTGAGTTGGCAATGGTCAGTGGTTGCGGAGGTTTTCACCCTCAACAACCTATTCACTGGGCTGCTCTTCCTTTCTACTGCCAGCTTTCACTTGGCTAAGAATGTAACTGAGAGGCGAAAG CTTTCACAATGGGGGGCGCTTTGCTGCGGGCTGGGGCTCTGCAACCAGCATACCCTGGTGCTGTATGTACTTGCAGTCATCCCGTGGGTCTTCCATAGACTCCACTCACACAGG GAGCTGTCTCTGCGTAGCTTCATGTCCATGGGAATATGCTTCCTGCTGGGTTTTATGCCCTACATCTTCCTGCCTTTCTCCTCCTTCGTGAACTCAGCCCGTTGGAGCTGGGGGGACCAGACCACCATGTCAGGCCTGCTAACCCACCTGCTCAGGGCTGAATATGGCACTTTCAGTCTG GCAAAGACGGAGAGCTCTGTGAACCTGACTGCATTGCTTAA GGCCCAATTGGACCACCTCCTGGCAGACCTTTCTCTTCCTATTGTAGCTCTGGCGGGATTAGGGCTGCTTCTCTCCTCAACAGATAG AATGTATCGTTCTGTGTCCTGGCTATTGACTTTCATGCTGCTTATatactcgtttttttttgcttggagGGCTAACTTGGACATCAGTAGACCTTTAATGCTAGGAGTG GTTGAGCGTTTTTGGATCCAAGGTGATGCTGTTGTGTGTGTACTGGCTGGCCTTGGCTCCAGCCTGACCCTTACTGGACTGGAACGGAGTCTAGGCTACGGCGGGTTTTGGAAGACCATAGCCTGGgtcctcaccactgttctactGGCACATATGGTGCACACTAATCACAG GGAATGTGATCAGAGCAGCAACAGCGTGGTGGAACGGTTCGGGAGGGAGCTTTTAGCTTCCTTCCCAGCAGACTCCATCGTCCTGACCAGAGGAGATCTGCCGGGAAACTCCCTCCGCTACCTGCATTACTGTCTTGATGTACGGCCCGATGTGCGCCTGGTCGACCAGGAG ATGATGACATACAGTTGGTATGTGGGAAAGCTGGGGCCTCACCTCCATGGTGTGCACTTTCCCGGTCGCCAGTGGGACCCGGTCCACTCCAAGGAGAGAGACACCTTCAGTTTAGAGCGGTTTCTGATCCACAACTCCAA GAAGGACGTGTTAGCCTGTATTGGGCTGCCTGATGGAGACCCAAGCTGGGGACGTAGCTTCTCCCGCTGGCCctttggtgtgtgtgacttcTTGGTGCCTGCTCAGAGGCAGTTTCACCCCAAAGAGTGGGCGAAACGCACATACAACCTTTACAACTGGAGCGAGCCACACAATCG TTTCCACTCTGCATCGTGGGAGCGTGTGGCTAATGAGGAGATGTGGCAAGCCAG GATGAAGATGGCTTTCTTTCTATTTGACCTGGCAGAGAGGATGCAGGGAGAGGCCAAATATGACCTCTTTGAGCTGTCTTACACT CTGTATAAAGCCCTTGTGGAGTCTTACTCCTCCTACCCTCCAAACTGGGACAAGAACCTGGCACTGGCCTGCGAGAGGCTGGTCCGCACAGGTCATCAAGGCCACAGTCTAGACGGCCTGCTGAGCTGCAGCATCCAGCATTTTAGCCTCTACTTGGACAAGGAACCCGCAGATCCGCAGGCGCCCGCCATACGCTCAGCTGTTGCTCACCTGTTGAAAGAGAGAGACCAGCACCGGCAGAGCCTTAAGAAGACCACCTGA
- the tmem260 gene encoding protein O-mannosyl-transferase TMEM260 isoform X5: MATEQKTSWILTGATVACVLALYVPCVQRTVPGGDSGGPSSRIPALHATVSPDNVSSAHTLTSPQCQPNEQPAGGSGVWHALHDCMQELSLRSFMSMGICFLLGFMPYIFLPFSSFVNSARWSWGDQTTMSGLLTHLLRAEYGTFSLAKTESSVNLTALLKAQLDHLLADLSLPIVALAGLGLLLSSTDRMYRSVSWLLTFMLLIYSFFFAWRANLDISRPLMLGVVERFWIQGDAVVCVLAGLGSSLTLTGLERSLGYGGFWKTIAWVLTTVLLAHMVHTNHRECDQSSNSVVERFGRELLASFPADSIVLTRGDLPGNSLRYLHYCLDVRPDVRLVDQEMMTYSWYVGKLGPHLHGVHFPGRQWDPVHSKERDTFSLERFLIHNSKKDVLACIGLPDGDPSWGRSFSRWPFGVCDFLVPAQRQFHPKEWAKRTYNLYNWSEPHNRFHSASWERVANEEMWQARMKMAFFLFDLAERMQGEAKYDLFELSYTLYKALVESYSSYPPNWDKNLALACERLVRTGHQGHSLDGLLSCSIQHFSLYLDKEPADPQAPAIRSAVAHLLKERDQHRQSLKKTT; this comes from the exons GTGGCCCATCCTCCCGGATACCCGCTCTTCACGCTACTGTCTCGCCTGACAATGTGTCTTCTGCCCACACTCTCACCAGCCCACAGTGTCAACCTAATGAGCAGCCTGCTGGGGGCAGTGGCGTGTGGCACGCTCTGCATGACTGTATGCAG GAGCTGTCTCTGCGTAGCTTCATGTCCATGGGAATATGCTTCCTGCTGGGTTTTATGCCCTACATCTTCCTGCCTTTCTCCTCCTTCGTGAACTCAGCCCGTTGGAGCTGGGGGGACCAGACCACCATGTCAGGCCTGCTAACCCACCTGCTCAGGGCTGAATATGGCACTTTCAGTCTG GCAAAGACGGAGAGCTCTGTGAACCTGACTGCATTGCTTAA GGCCCAATTGGACCACCTCCTGGCAGACCTTTCTCTTCCTATTGTAGCTCTGGCGGGATTAGGGCTGCTTCTCTCCTCAACAGATAG AATGTATCGTTCTGTGTCCTGGCTATTGACTTTCATGCTGCTTATatactcgtttttttttgcttggagGGCTAACTTGGACATCAGTAGACCTTTAATGCTAGGAGTG GTTGAGCGTTTTTGGATCCAAGGTGATGCTGTTGTGTGTGTACTGGCTGGCCTTGGCTCCAGCCTGACCCTTACTGGACTGGAACGGAGTCTAGGCTACGGCGGGTTTTGGAAGACCATAGCCTGGgtcctcaccactgttctactGGCACATATGGTGCACACTAATCACAG GGAATGTGATCAGAGCAGCAACAGCGTGGTGGAACGGTTCGGGAGGGAGCTTTTAGCTTCCTTCCCAGCAGACTCCATCGTCCTGACCAGAGGAGATCTGCCGGGAAACTCCCTCCGCTACCTGCATTACTGTCTTGATGTACGGCCCGATGTGCGCCTGGTCGACCAGGAG ATGATGACATACAGTTGGTATGTGGGAAAGCTGGGGCCTCACCTCCATGGTGTGCACTTTCCCGGTCGCCAGTGGGACCCGGTCCACTCCAAGGAGAGAGACACCTTCAGTTTAGAGCGGTTTCTGATCCACAACTCCAA GAAGGACGTGTTAGCCTGTATTGGGCTGCCTGATGGAGACCCAAGCTGGGGACGTAGCTTCTCCCGCTGGCCctttggtgtgtgtgacttcTTGGTGCCTGCTCAGAGGCAGTTTCACCCCAAAGAGTGGGCGAAACGCACATACAACCTTTACAACTGGAGCGAGCCACACAATCG TTTCCACTCTGCATCGTGGGAGCGTGTGGCTAATGAGGAGATGTGGCAAGCCAG GATGAAGATGGCTTTCTTTCTATTTGACCTGGCAGAGAGGATGCAGGGAGAGGCCAAATATGACCTCTTTGAGCTGTCTTACACT CTGTATAAAGCCCTTGTGGAGTCTTACTCCTCCTACCCTCCAAACTGGGACAAGAACCTGGCACTGGCCTGCGAGAGGCTGGTCCGCACAGGTCATCAAGGCCACAGTCTAGACGGCCTGCTGAGCTGCAGCATCCAGCATTTTAGCCTCTACTTGGACAAGGAACCCGCAGATCCGCAGGCGCCCGCCATACGCTCAGCTGTTGCTCACCTGTTGAAAGAGAGAGACCAGCACCGGCAGAGCCTTAAGAAGACCACCTGA